A genomic window from Sorex araneus isolate mSorAra2 chromosome 2, mSorAra2.pri, whole genome shotgun sequence includes:
- the CDSN gene encoding corneodesmosin, with amino-acid sequence MGSSRARRTGRVGGQGMMALLLATLLLPGTLAKSIKTFSDPVRNSARITSPNDPFLNGGSNSISSHGGSSSLSSGSSGGAGGGSGGSGGFSGSSGSSISQGGFSGSSSFKPGTGYSQSSFSGSGSNLQGASGSSQFGSSSSQFGSSQSGSSGSQPGSSGSQPGSSGSHSGSSSYQYGSSGSQTGSSGSHSGSSSYQSGSSSYQSGSSSSHSGSSSSHSGSSSSQSGGSALPVDDNSSRHVISSSQSGGGSSSSVSQTSWKSGSSGQNSNLPPCSSNVPDSPCSGGNIVSHSGTYISNSHSVSGGKRPVVVVVEQHGSGGPGGIQGGPCGNGGLQGKPCPPITSVDHSYGSYEVVGGSSDNYLVPGMTYSRGKIYPVGYFTKENPIRGSLGPPSFAAGPPVSEGKYFSSNPIIPSQSSSGSSIYQSGPSSVIVFQPVGSGGVQPCRGSSMGSKGPCSFSGTGSHSSSSISISSGSSSHPCGGVSQGPCSSSGTGSFSGSSSSQSGGKIILQPCGSKSTSSSHPCNSVSSSTLSGGPDGNPQPDPSAGAKPCGSGSSAKNPCRSIRDILDQVRPLGPQLVDPEVFQPKGELPGSS; translated from the exons ATGGGTTCCTCTCGAGCACGCCGCACAGGGCGTGTGGGAGGGCAAGGAATGATGGCGCTGCTGCTGGCCACTCTGCTCCTGCCAG GTACCTTGGCAAAGAGCATCAAGACCTTCTCGGACCCCGTGAGGAACTCTGCTCGCATCACCTCCCCCAACGACCCCTTTCTCAATGGGGGTTCCAATAGCATCAGTAGCCACGGAGGCTCCAGCAGCCTCAGTTCCGGTTccagtggtggtgctgggggtggctctGGTGGTTCTGGTGGCTTCAGTGGCTCCAGTGGCTCCAGCATCTCCCAGGGGGGTTTTTCAGGATCTTCCTCATTTAAACCAGGAACAGGGTATTCCCAGAGCAGCTTCTCTGGTTCTGGCTCTAATCTTCAAGGTGCATCTGGTTCCTCCCAGTTCGGAAGCAGCAGCTCCCAGTTTGGAAGCAGCCAATCTGGAAGCAGCGGCTCTCAGCCTGGAAGCAGCGGCTCTCAGCCTGGAAGCAGCGGCTCTCACTCCGGAAGCAGCAGCTATCAATATGGAAGCAGCGGCTCTCAGACAGGAAGCAGCGGCTCTCACTCTGGAAGCAGTAGCTATCAATCCGGAAGCAGCAGCTATCAATCCGGAAGCAGCAGCTCTCACTCCGGAAGCAGCAGCTCTCACTCCGGAAGCAGCAGCTCTCAGTCGGGAGGCTCAGCCCTCCCAGTTGATGACAATTCTTCCCGCCATGTCATAAGCTCTTCTCAGTCTGGAGGAGGCTCAAGCTCTTCTGTTTCCCAAACTTCATGGAAGTCTGGCAGCAGTGGCCAAAACTCTAACCTGCCCCCCTGCAGTTCCAATGTCCCCGACTCTCCCTGCAGTGGGGGTAATATTGTCTCACACTCCGGCACCTACATCTCTAACTCCCACTCCGTGTCAGGAGGGAAAAggccagtggtggtggtggtggagcaaCATGGCTCTGGTGGCCCTGGAGGGATTCAAGGTGGTCCCTGCGGCAATGGTGGCCTTCAAGGCAAGCCCTGTCCCCCCATCACTTCCGTAGACCATTCATACGGCAGCTATGAGGTGGTGGGTGGCTCCTCTGACAATTACCTGGTCCCAGGCATGACCTACAGTCGGGGCAAAATCTACCCTGTGGGCTACTTCACCAAAGAAAACCCTATCAGAGGCTCTCTGGGGCCCCCCTCCTTTGCAGCTGGCCCACCCGTCTCAGAAGGCAAATACTTCTCTAGCAATCCCATTATTCCCAGTCAAAGTTCTTCTGGTTCCAGTATCTATCAGTCAGGACCTTCCTCCGTCATTGTGTTCCAGCCAGTGGGTTCTGGTGGGGTCCAGCCTTGCAGAGGCAGTTCCATGGGTTCTAAGGGGCCCTGCAGCTTCTCCGGCACCGGAAGCCACAGCAGTTCTAGTATCTCCATCAGTTCTGGTTCATCCTCCCATCCCTGCGGCGGGGTTTCCCAGGGACCCTGCTCCTCGTCAGGCACAGGCTCCTTCAGTGGCAGCTCCAGCTCCCAGTCTGGTGGTAAAATCATCCTTCAGCCCTGTGGCAGCAAGTCTACATCTTCTAGTCACCCCTGCAATTCTGTCTCCTCCTCTACGCTGAGTGGCGGCCCTGATGGCAACCCCCAACCCGATCCTTCGGCTGGTGCTAAGCCCTGTGGCTCTGGAAGTTCTGCAAAGAATCCCTGCCGCTCCATCCGAGATATCCTGGACCAAGTAAGGCCTCTGGGACCCCAGCTGGTTGACCCTGAGGTTTTCCAACCCAAGGGAGAGTTACCTGGCAGCTCATAA